ACTTTCAAACACCAATAAAGTTATATAAGACTTTCTTACAATCTTTCCCTTTCAGCATACAACAGTGGCATTATAGCTAGGCGGGAGCTTCTCATTTCAATCTCCCTCTTTTTGATACTTTTATAAGTTAGATAATATCCGTAAAATCCAGCAAATGTACAGGTAAAGAAAAGTCCAATACCAGTTTTACCTAAAATGTATTTTCCATTTGTCATTTAACATTTTCTACAAGTGTTGTGCAATTATACTTAAGTGATAAAATCGAAAgtatattacatatatatttacatatatgtACCTCCAAGAACATTACGCAAATGAATTCGGTCAATTTGGTAAGGTGTATATCCTCCTTTAGGAGGTAAATCCTGAGGCCCTACTTTAGCCGCGGTTGTCATTTTCAGTTATGATTTCTTCGCTCTACCGGACTAAAGCAGAAACTTGCACAAGCTAGGGGTGccttccgtttcgcgcattgagtgcatagactACAGGCACTGGTGATTGGTAGTTCATACGGTGAGTGAATACACTAGGTGCGTTCAGCAGACAGAAACAACCGGTGATAGAGCACTGAAGAGTTGAGTAtgtgcatccgccatattgggtcctctggagagagaagattattgagtactcgCCTTTTTgcgtattgtcaaattcgctttttaaaccaattataaacttaaatgtaataaaatactctaataatgtgtcgtgctactatgcatcaatatcaatgacgcatattttgtttataaagtgaatctgacaatatCCAAAAAGGCGGAtgctcaataatcttctctctccggaggacccaatatggcagATGCGCATAGGCCGGTATTTCAGAGTAATCTAGTGAGATCACTCACCGGTTTTGTCGGCTGAATTCTATATGTTTTGAACATAATATTGTTATTATGTGCAATATATCTCGTACCTCATTTTTGACAGAGATTACATTGGCCGTCATGTAGATTTCCCAGATAtcacacgtcgtctataagccgtcttcaGATGTCTTCAAAGTGTGAAAGACGttttaaagacggcttatagacgacctgtgctatctgggttgTTGGCAACGTTCCATAAACGCCACCTTACAACTCCTTTTCGCACGGTCGCCtgggttttaaaaaattattgtacacCAACTTTGGCCTGTGTATTTcgcgaaactttttttttattacatttgcaATGCGTAGAACTCTCTCGCGGCTGATTTCTGTACATAAAATatctatattttgtaattctttCGCATACGTCTCGTTCACTATACGTGTAATTGCAGGAGTGACGTTTCGAAGGTGTCTTCGCAATTACTGCGTCTTGAATGATACCCGGAAATATGTTTCACCATCACTGCTTTATAGGATTCCTGGAATTGTTGTGGCGATAAAGAGTTCAGTCTACACCTGTGTTGCCGTATTTGCCCGAAAAAGTTCTCCAACGCGTCCTGGTTCAGATTTCTTGGCGCATATTGGGctgtatattttgtaatttttttaatcaccaTCCTTCAGGCCCATGGCTTCCCATGTTTTCCATAGCGTGTCTCGGGACGCAGGGGTGGGATTGATAATTTTTCTGATCGGCAGTGTACGGCCTAATTTATGTGCTTTTTAAGTACATCGGAATTCTTTTTTACGCACGACAGAACAGACCTCATTTCACATAAGCTATTATGCAGTCGTGTTCGTTTTTGGCGAGCCGATACTGTTATAGCAAACCAGAATTTGATCATGAGTTAActgttaaatataaaatttaacttACTACAATGAGAATTTGCACATTTTAATACAGATTATCTCATAGATAGGTTGTCATCTTAAAATGATAAGAAAGAAGTATTAAGTGAATTTATGCTATaatattctaaatatttaaatattgttaTACTTATTTTCAAGATTTCTGGGAACTTACAAATCtattttttgcacaaattttttgTTGCCAGAGTGGCTCAACACTAGCACTGGCCAACTTATCCAATTTACCAGTCTTTTATACGTAGaatgttttctatttttattttatacagctGGCTCTTTgaagaaatatataatttttttaatatatactaTAGACTTTCTAAATGCCATATGGTAcataaaaacagcttccacaGCTATAGTACAGGAATTTGGGCAGAGCTGTAAGGCTTTTCCAATTGcacatagaaaaaaattcatagtgtTGTATGGCTTTTCATACTAATTTCAATTAAGTTATTTTTTTGGTAATCGTTACTGAAAAATATCGggcaaaattaattataaagcaTTTTTCAGCTTTATGCACGAATCTCtatacttttattatatattttttacactacTATGCCCAATTACAGTTCTCTTCTGTAACTTcaatttacataattatatCTCTATTTGTGTCTTAGACAGACTACAAATTTTTCTCACaaaataaacaataaaaaaagaagcgaatattgaaaaatgtattatacgtatatttgaggaaaagtcgtgaagtttaaaggcgattcaattacgttgtatataggaaattctaatcgaaattttaaaaacggtcatttgaccggtcgtggtaggaatagtgttaatgtTAAGGATGAATCGTATTTAATACCTGTAATTATGTTTCCGTAATATTTTATTCTCTACATGATTTAAGAATTATGTTGCAGAAACTTATCAAGCAAAATTATTGTTTCATTAGGTAAGAATATATAACAATGTATAAATGACAAatgtatattgaagtatttataGATAATGATGCGATAAAGGTCTACATCTATGCCTgcgattaattaatttcacCAACTTATAACCAATACGGCTACAAACTACGTATACTTAAATTatgattattatattaattaactgcaattacagtataaagattttttttttaagaatgccATACTGGTATAtacatttaaacatttacatgATACAACTTTATTATCACCATAATTTTCGACAAGacataaaaatgaaataatactTATACCAAATATAACATGAAATATTAACCATAACAAAGTTCTATGTCAAATTCTTAAGTTAAGTATTATAAGATTATTAATAaaagcaaagaaacaagaaagagATGAATAATTTAATCGCTCTTCTTATCGCCAGCTGACTGGAGGCATTGCGCATGTTCATTATTCAAGCGATCGTATTCTTTAGCGAGAGACTCAGCTTGCGACTTTAAAGCCTCCTTGTCCTTCTTCTCTTTGGTCAGCTGGTTCTCCAATTCCTGATGTTTCGCTTGTACTTCTTTAATCTGATTTTTCAATTCAGACACAGCTTTGTCATGCGCTTCGTTCGAATCGTTCTGCGCACTTTCTCCCACTGTTTTCTGGGACAGCAGACTTCTCGCTGTCGTAGTTGCGGACTGAGCTTGGCGCAGAGCTGCTTCGCTTTGCGCCAGCAACGTAGCTTGAGCGGAAATTAAGATCACGAGGCGACGTATAACGAGGCTCAGAAACAATGCGAAGCCGGATATATAGAAGTTTCTTTGCGCTCTGAACAGTCTCATGTTACCTAAACGAAACAATAATAATGTTACGAATAAAAGGAGCACTCCAATCAAATATATTGTACAAAGATTCGAATATATTATTCAATGAGGCATATTCATGTACCTTGCATCTCAGCGTCCAAATGGGTATGCTCCCCCGCGTGTTCCCCAACCGTTGAATACTTTCGCATCTCTCTAATAGCATCCAATAAAAATAAGACTAATATCGCGAGtagaattaagaaataaatcgaaGCTCGATTACTCAGACTTTGCAGGAATCGAGACTTGAAAAATTTTTGCCATCTGGTCGGCGAAGCTATTGGCAACACCAATAGCAATACTACGACGATCTCGGTGTAAAGAAACCCAGCAATCAGCGTCCACTGTAAACtcatttttctttattctttaaatttgtGTATCTGAAAaagaatatgaaatattttattcttgTAGACTGCGGTACAAAATAGGATGACCTGTTTCAGGGATCTATTCGCAACTTAACAACAATAATATAAGATTACATGAACATATATCCCGTTTTCTCTTATTTGTAAGTCACAGCAAACTTTGTGTTCCACAAATTTTAATTGCGTTTATTCGCAAGAAAAGTGTGGACATTCTATAAAAGCTACCTGAAagcattttataaataattcaaatttttttaaataataggagTACTGTGCACTGGAGAGATGTACGTTCGGTACACCtcctattaaattattatattaaaataaagtttgctGTGGCTTAAAAATGAAGGAAAATCGAACATGTAACCAGAGTTGCCAGATCAGGCCCGATCTTTTGCcagagatttcaatttcgttgaagATTGCATTCGGGCGGGAGGGGAGGAAAAAgggccaataagaaaacaggcatctaaaattcattataatgggCAAATTCCACTTATGCCCAAATCGCCTGTGCTTTTCGTTAAGCTAGGTTTTCCTGGATGCAACGTCAAgagtttcaaagtcgattttctcgaaaatgaagcgcgatatgaaaaaaaattactctttcttttcgacttatagcaagtaaataagtcgagaaaaaggtataaaaatttttgatatcgcgctacattttcgagaaaatcgactttgaaattcttgacgatgcatCCAGTCGCGTATTAGGaaatctaccctaatgaaactctccggcgatttgggcgtaagtggaattcgcccaatgacttcttataaaggagtaataataatgataaaagtgttatgaatatttattaggatttgttacagattttaatagttttttattttttcatggcATGCTACACgagtgcagtgccagtgcgtgcttgccgaattcgctaatattctctattccgccggagatttttattgtgcctaCCTGAGGCCGGTTCAACGGTTCAGAACCTGAGACcccggctgaatgccgaagatctggcaaccctgcatgTAATTGTAGTAACTTATATTAGTTTTCAAGTGCTTAATCGATCCCTGAAATCAATTCCTCGTATGACATCATCCTATCTATAACAATAAGTAAACAACATTACTCTACACATTgataatttacaataattatttctGTTAGTTCGCTTTTAATTTAGATGAATATTATTGCTTATTTCAATGTTAATTACATCAATcatgtttatataaaaaaaatgtaattttatgaTTAGTACGTAATCTCTTCTAGATAGGAATTTAATCAGGATTATTTATTCAAACAGTTGCCCCTTTTTATTGCTACTAGAGTTTCATTAAAATGCAAGAAAACTGTCCGATCAGAGGTCTCCCCGATATGTACTATTTGTGGCACTGCTTCATTTCATTTTTAGGTATAACCTAGAAACACGTTCGAATGTTTCCACCAGTGAATATACTTAATACTTTTATTTCCTGGTGAAGTTTTTCGAACAAAATAGCAATTGCAAACAGAATTTCGATGTACCACAGTGCGTATAAATACTACATACGACGAGAAGAATAGGAATAGAAATTATACGTTaaatattttgtactttttcaaGCATGCTTACGTTCGCAAAGCATATACTTATAAATAGTTGCAgtagtaatttaataataaatatctgaaTTTATGTACAATCTGAATAGAAAATCTGCTAGGTGCTAACACTCGAGATTCCTAAAGAAGCAGTTACAAATAAATATCCAACGTTTTATCTTAAATATATCGAAGTTATTAATAACTAGCGGTATAATCGTTTCCTTTAAATCGCTCACTCAAACCAAGTATTACATGATTATGctaaaaataagacgaaatgtcaaaaataccATACCGGTAATTAGCAAACGGCGTAGACAATGAACAAGTTCAAAGTACATACATGTAACGTCagaaattgtataaataaacCTCGGTTGATGATGTCACTATCAGAGTTTCATTTAAACTGAATGTCTTCGGTTTATTTGTTACATCTAAACGCACCTTAAACTGCACGTTCGGCGTGTATGAATGACATTTCTTCTTAAAAGCGGTATGTGTGGAGCCACACCGATTCATTCGATCCTGGTCACTCTACGCACACGCATGACCGAGAGTGACCTCACTTCACATGGTTAGTGTCTACTCGCGAACTCCTCtacaatatttcgtgaatatgccTTAGAGCAAAGCCACGCTATAGGCCATCACCTAGACCATATTcatgaaatattgtagaaatgtcCACGAAACGAAAGCCAGCAATGTGAAGTTGGGCTACTTCCAATGTGCATTTGCGTCAGAGGCTCCAGGATCGAATGAACTGTTCGCACACACGTATATGAAGTATTCATTAGATTATAACGCAAGTTTATCGTAAATTGAAAGTCATGCTTTTAAATGTATGTACTTACGTTCTCTTCGATTTGAATGTGTAGAGGTGAAAGAAAAACAGATTGATCAAAGATCATTAATTTACGTACggtgaaatattttctatgcTTCATGGAACTGtatttttcagaaataataagaaaacaATAAATATTCTGTGATTTAGTTGAGTAATTACATTGGACTATTTAAATATATactataaaaccgatatatttTAACTTCTAAAAAcataactttaattttattttctttatgcTCGCATTATTCAAAAATAAAACGAGAGGAGGGTAATAATAAATACTGGGTTGCTAATTATTTATAGTAGCGACAGAAATTTAGTAAATCAAAACTTTAAGCTCACTTTAATTTGGGATCTTCCCACACGCTCTTCTTTATAATATAAGGGACCCCATAGCATTGTTCGAGTTGTAAAttattgaataataaaaaatgttatacATCGTATAACAGTAATACAAAAACAAACAAATGTATGTGTTTTCaagcgacaattttttttagatatatcTTACGCTATATCTTAGATTACTATAGTAATATTAAGGTCTCATTATACACATATAAGGTCTTCACAGAACGGTATCcccgattttttaaattgacagaaaaaagttgtatataaaattaatcaGTTTTTAATCGCCAATAAATTACAACAATTAATGTTTTCAGTCTGTTTTTtgtattaaaagaaaatcatctttatttttttaaatggaatcacatcattttctttcctttcgccCTCCTTAAGGGCTGAAAtaattacttacaagggaatatcccgaacccgaaaattcaaaaaattctgaaactttgttaatatgtaggggatttcctcctgattacaacgcatttttttttccgcccaaattcactcgaagggaatCGGCCCAGTAGTGACAATCGAGGGTTAATGCTCAGTTCAAATAAgtgttttgcaaattaaaataagtatttttgtcTTAAGGGAGGGGCGTCCCCCCTCCctctaaatccgccactgcctataCAAGAGAAAAGGTGTATTGAGCATTTAATCGTTTCGCGCCTGATAATGCAATAATAGTGTTTATtgctaaaataaaaactattcaTATTATTTTAGCCGGGAAGAAATATACGTAAGGGTCGTAAGGTTTCGCCAAATGGCTTTGTAAAATTTTCGGTAACTATTGCAATGTGTTGTCGATATCCCCTCTTTCTCGCGTGCAGCAAATTGAGATTAAAGTATCAAGAAGCTGTACTAGCATGAGAGTCAGTTAAAGCGTGAGATAACAAACGTCAATTCCTGGAAGCTGTCTTTAGCTGAGCCAAACCCCGAAATATGCTCGTGAACATGTTTGGGGGCACTACTGTATTTAGTATATTTAGCGACATTTCTTAGTAATATTTATTCcaagtaatattaatttgaagttAACCTGGACCGttttatgatttatttaaatgtaacgaatacatatttaaatatatcttATTACAATATTATCTTCGATactattaaataaaagaatatggATTTAGTGGTTTAATCTCGTAGAGGCATTATACATTTGGAGCAAAGTACAGCAGAAAGATAAGCAGAGTACTCGTGTTcctatttacaaaattaaaacgttGGGCTATCTTAATTAATTCATTGACTTTCATACGCATGTGTCATCGATTTCTAATTGTATCTCAATAGAGTAAGTATTACGCGCGCTTGTGCATCGACATAAATACGTATCGTGCAAATATGACGTCATAGCTAGATGCAAGCGTCTATCCTGTAGTTACGAACAATTCGTCATAGATAACATTCATTCATCTAGAAAGAATGAATGATGTATGTTATATGACTAATATATTTGGCAGATTTAACTGAGCTTTATTTCATTCTATAGTCACATCTGACTCCACCTATTAATGGTCTTTTTAGATAAAAAATGCCATTCTTTATCATTATTTATTTCACAATATTCTTTTGTATAAATCAAGAACATTCTTATTTTCGTAAGGAaaatttcttagctttccaaaacactcatgaaattTTTTCTACGCAAGTTTATAGGCgtttaaagtgaaaagtaccttttttgctttaatCGCAAATAACTCGCATAATAAAAATCAcacaacaaaacaaaaaaaaaacgaaattaaagagcaacatttgct
This region of Andrena cerasifolii isolate SP2316 chromosome 4, iyAndCera1_principal, whole genome shotgun sequence genomic DNA includes:
- the LOC143367747 gene encoding B-cell receptor-associated protein 31-like, whose protein sequence is MSLQWTLIAGFLYTEIVVVLLLVLPIASPTRWQKFFKSRFLQSLSNRASIYFLILLAILVLFLLDAIREMRKYSTVGEHAGEHTHLDAEMQGNMRLFRAQRNFYISGFALFLSLVIRRLVILISAQATLLAQSEAALRQAQSATTTARSLLSQKTVGESAQNDSNEAHDKAVSELKNQIKEVQAKHQELENQLTKEKKDKEALKSQAESLAKEYDRLNNEHAQCLQSAGDKKSD
- the Nd-b16.6 gene encoding NADH dehydrogenase (ubiquinone) B16.6 subunit; translated protein: MTTAAKVGPQDLPPKGGYTPYQIDRIHLRNVLGGKTGIGLFFTCTFAGFYGYYLTYKSIKKREIEMRSSRLAIMPLLYAERERLLMKQMRAVRDEEADLMKNIPGWEVGTFFGEPIYHTVPKDEYVEPSLQELVAHSSPNEYDAHVYRHVLT